Part of the Scrofimicrobium sp. R131 genome is shown below.
TCCCCTGGGTCAGGGCGACCTGGACGTGGAAGCGATGATGAGCACGATCATGTCCTCCGGCTTCGACGGGTGGCTGGTGGTGGAACAGGATGTGATCCTGCAGGACGAAGCCGACCTGGCCCGCGCAGTGCAGGACCAGATCGACAATCGGGTGGCCCTGCGGCGGTGGTTGCCGTGAGCGCTCCAATCCGACTGGCGTTGATTGGCCTCGGCGGGATCAGCCAAAGTGTTCACTTGCCGATCATCACCCGACTCCACGACCGCGTCCAACTGGTAGCGGTGGTGGACCTGTCCGCCCAGCGAGTGCGGGAAATCCAATCCGCCTACGGTGAGCAGCTGGCCGGCTTCACCTCGGTCGATGATCTTTTGCACGCAGTCGACGCGGGCCTCCAGGTGGACGCGGTGGCGCTCGCTACCACCGGCAGTCACAGCCAAGCCGCACTGCCACTGGTCAAGCGAGGCTGGCCGGTCCTGGTGGAAAAACCCCTCGGATACTCCCGAGGAGAAGTGGCGGAACTCCTTCCGTACGCGGCCCAAATGCGGGTCGGCTACATGAAAGAGTACGATCCGGCCTCCCGTCGCGCCCGCGAGCTCGTCTCCCAGGTTCGGGTTCGGTCCGTCGAAGTGGAGGTGCTCCACCCGCAAGATCAGGCGCAGTTGGAGTTCGCCCACCTGCGCCGGCCGGCCAACGATGTCTCCCAGGAAGCTCTGCGAACCGTGGTTGAACCCACTGAGTCAGCTTTGCGGAGCGCCCTCGGCCCAGAGATTCTGTCCGATCGGGTCGGTGACCTGGATCGGCTTTACCCAAACGTCGTGTTGGGTTCGGTGGTCCATGACATTGCCCTGCTCCGGTACCTGGTGGGGGGCATTGGAACGGTCGAACATGCCCAGCACTACGGCCCAGAGTTTCCCGGCTCGCTTCGCCTCGGCGGAACGCTTCGGGAGCAGGCGGTCCCCTGGCAGATCAATTGGCATTTCATTGCCGGTTATCCGCAGTACCGGGAGACCGTCACCATCCACCACGAAGAAGGCACCATTCAGCTGGTGTTTGACGTGCCCTACCTGCTGAATGTGGCCACCGAGCTGCATGAGGTGACGGCAACCCCTCACTACGGAGTCAACCACTCCGTCCAGACCTGGCCCCAGCAGGAAGCCTTCGAGCAAGAGTGGCTCGACTTCCTGGCGTTGGCCGGGAACACCCCCCGGCCGGGCTCCTCCGTGGCCGAATCCCTGGAGGATCTCCGGGTG
Proteins encoded:
- a CDS encoding Gfo/Idh/MocA family oxidoreductase, which encodes MSAPIRLALIGLGGISQSVHLPIITRLHDRVQLVAVVDLSAQRVREIQSAYGEQLAGFTSVDDLLHAVDAGLQVDAVALATTGSHSQAALPLVKRGWPVLVEKPLGYSRGEVAELLPYAAQMRVGYMKEYDPASRRARELVSQVRVRSVEVEVLHPQDQAQLEFAHLRRPANDVSQEALRTVVEPTESALRSALGPEILSDRVGDLDRLYPNVVLGSVVHDIALLRYLVGGIGTVEHAQHYGPEFPGSLRLGGTLREQAVPWQINWHFIAGYPQYRETVTIHHEEGTIQLVFDVPYLLNVATELHEVTATPHYGVNHSVQTWPQQEAFEQEWLDFLALAGNTPRPGSSVAESLEDLRVGQEMIRLLAESKGISLDPEVEASR